Within Microbacterium proteolyticum, the genomic segment TCGTGCCGCTCACGCTCTTCCGGGATGCCACCTTCACCCTCGCCACGATCGCCTCGATCGCGACGGGTCTGGCCATGTTCGGCACCTCGGTGTTCCTCAGCCAGTACATGCAGATGGCCCGGGGCGCCACGCCCACCGAGGCCGGCGTCATGACCATCCCCATGATCGCGGGCCTCCTGCTGGCATCCGTCATCGTCGGTGCGCTCATCACGCGCTTCGGACACTGGAAGCCGTTCCTCATCGTCGGCGGCGTGCTGCTCATCGCGGGCACCTACCTGCTGTCCACGATCCACTACGACACCAACTTCGCCCTCGTGTCGGTGTACATGTTCCTGCTCGGCGCGGGCGTCGGCATGACCATGCAGAACCTCGTCCTGATCGTGCAGAACACCGCCGACCCCGCGCGTATGGGCGCGGCCAGCTCCGGCGTGACGTTCTTCCGCAGCCTCGGCGGCACCATCGGCGTCTCGGTCATGGGCGCGGTGCTCGCGAGCACGGCGACAGGGCTGTTCACCGACCGCGCGGCCGACCTGCAGGCCGCGATCCTGGGACTCGGCTCGGCCGGGGCCCCGGTCGCCGAGGCCCTGCAGTCGGGCACGATCCCCCAGGTGTCGAGCCTGCCCGAGACGGTCCGCGTGATCGTCGAGGACGTCTACGCCCAGTCCATCGCCCACGCGTTCCTCATCGCGGTGCCGGTGGCGGTCGTCAGCCTGCTGGCGATCCTCTTCCTACCCAACCGCCCGCTCACGCGCATGACGACGTCCGAGCGCGTCTCGGCGAGCGAAGCCGACCTCGCCACCGTGTCCGTCCCGGGGGCCATGGCGACGCTGTCGACCACGGGGACGGTGGAGACGGTGGATGCCACACACCGTCACCGCACCCGTTCGGGCGCCCCGATGGGGGAGGATGGGTGACGTGACCCACGAAGACGACGCCGAGAGGCACGCCGCCGTGCAGGCGCTCGAATCGTCGTTCTCGGAGCTGATGACCACGTTCCGCCGCTACGTGGCCGAGGCGGCGGAACGGGTCAGCCCGGGAATGCTTCCGGCGACGTTCAAGACGCTGTCGGTGGTGAGCCGGTTCGGGCCGATGACGCTGTCGGCTCTGGCCGAGCGACTCGCCGCGGACAAGGGCTTCCTGAGCCGGTCGATCAGCGAGCTCGAAGAGATGGGGCTCGTCACCCGGACGCCCGACCCCAACGACCGGCGGTCGCGTCTCATCGCCGTCACCGAGCTCGGTCACGACCGTCTGCGCGATGCCCGCGCCCCGCACGAGAGCCGCCTGTACGAGGCGCTCGCGGACTGGTCGGTCGACGAGATCGGGAACCTGTCGACGATGTTGCACGCCCTCGCCGTGGGCGGGGTCCCCGAGCGCAACTGATCCTCCGGCCGGCGGCGCCGACGAGGCGACGCGACACGGTGACCGAGGTGTAACACCGCCGAGACAATGTCGCGCTTGACTGAGGGAGTCGAGACGGAGTCGCCGTCGACGTGACCCCCGAGGAGGAGCGCCCGATGAGATTCCGATCGTCGCGTCCCGAGGCCAGCGTCGAGGCGCCCGGTCCCACACTTCCCGAGACCATGCGCGCCGCGGTCCTGGACGCCCCCGGCGAGCCCGACGCCCTGCATGCCGCGACGGTCCCCGTCCCCACCCCGATCCTCAGCGAGGTGCTCGTCCGCATCGTCGCGGCCGGCATCAACCCGATCGACGCCAAGACCCGCGCCGGTCGCGGCGCGTGCGGCGCGATCACGTCGTGGCCGGCGACACTGGGCTACGACTTCAGCGGCGTCGTGGTCCAGGCTCCGTACGAGGGGCATCCGT encodes:
- a CDS encoding MDR family MFS transporter; this translates as MTASLPETAAPRRVLPALIGLLLGMFVSMLASTVVSTSLPVIVHDLSGDQNAYTWVITATLLTTAISTPIWGKLADLFNRKVLIQVAIAIFVLATAAAGFSQNTDMLIAFRAVQGLGAGGLAALSQVIMADIISPRERGRYMGLFGAVMAVATVGGPLLGGVITDAFGWRFNFFVALPFAVAALLIQQRTLHLPKRAKRKVKIDYLGIVLLSTAVSLLLIWVTNAGRSFDWASTETVLMVGGAVLAAILFIVVELRSSEPLVPLTLFRDATFTLATIASIATGLAMFGTSVFLSQYMQMARGATPTEAGVMTIPMIAGLLLASVIVGALITRFGHWKPFLIVGGVLLIAGTYLLSTIHYDTNFALVSVYMFLLGAGVGMTMQNLVLIVQNTADPARMGAASSGVTFFRSLGGTIGVSVMGAVLASTATGLFTDRAADLQAAILGLGSAGAPVAEALQSGTIPQVSSLPETVRVIVEDVYAQSIAHAFLIAVPVAVVSLLAILFLPNRPLTRMTTSERVSASEADLATVSVPGAMATLSTTGTVETVDATHRHRTRSGAPMGEDG
- a CDS encoding MarR family winged helix-turn-helix transcriptional regulator gives rise to the protein MTHEDDAERHAAVQALESSFSELMTTFRRYVAEAAERVSPGMLPATFKTLSVVSRFGPMTLSALAERLAADKGFLSRSISELEEMGLVTRTPDPNDRRSRLIAVTELGHDRLRDARAPHESRLYEALADWSVDEIGNLSTMLHALAVGGVPERN